Genomic DNA from Pseudomonas helmanticensis:
ATGTTCAAGTTCATCAAGACCACCGTCATCGGCGGGCTGTTATTCATCCTGCCGCTGATGCTGATTGTGGTGCTGATCGAAAAAGCCATCCACCTGCTGCGCGGGCCGGTCGAGAAGCTCTTGCCAATGTTCAAGGGCTTCGATGTCGCCGGCGTCACACTGGTGACGGTTGCCAGCTTGCTGGGCCTGATCGTCCTGTGTTTTCTCGCCGGATTGCTCGCGCGCACCTCGGCGGCGGCACGGGCGCTGGAAGCCACCGAAAACAAGCTGCTGAGCAATCTGCCGGGCTACCAGCTGTTCAAGGACACCACCGCGCGTTTTGCCGGGTTGGAAAACGAGGATGGTTCGAAGGTCGGCATGATCGCCGAGGGCGAAGGCTTTCGCCTCTGCCTGATCGTCGAAAGCGTGGATGACTGGCTGACGATTTTCATGCCGGACGGTGGGCCGGCGGGCGGCACCGCCGGTGAAGTGCGGCTGGTGCCGGCCGCCCATGTCATCGTCACCGAACTGTCGTGGCTGACCCTGGCCACCGGGTTGCGACGCGGCGGCCGTGGCATGCTCGCGCTGATGCAACCCTGGGTGCCGAAAGCCTGATCAAGGCGCGTTGACCACCACATACGTCACATCGCTGCCCTGATATTGCGGCTGGTACCAGGTCGAGCCGCATTGCATGTAGGCGACGTTGTAGCGGATTACCTGCACACAGCTGCTGGGCATTTGCGCCGGGGTCATGATCGAACCGACGACAGCGGCGGTAACCGCCACCGTTGCCGTCACCGCCGCCGCAGTCGCTATCGGGTGATAGTGATCGTCGTAACCGTAGCGACCATGCCCGTCGACATCGATGTCGACGTCGCGATGGTTATCGATATTGACGTTGCGATTGCTGTTGTTGACGTAGGTGCGGTTACCGACATTGTTGCCGGCATTTACGCGGTTGCCGGAATTGACCTGATTGCCGGCGTTTACCCGATTTCCCGCGTTTGCACGGTTTCCGGCGTTGACGTGATTGGTCCGTTGCGGCGCATTGATGCGTTGTGCCCGCTGCGCGTTGGGCGCCGGTGCGCGGTTGACGTTGGCGCGGGCATGGCCTTGCGCGCGCTGCGGCCTGGCGTCGGCTTCGGCGATCAGCCCGGCAGTCAGGAAGGTGGCGGTGGCCAGCGATAACAGCAGACTCCACGACATCGACTTGTTCATGTCACTGCCCTCCCTGATCACTGGCTTTTTTCAACGCAATCGCGACATCGCCCTTGGCCGGTTTGAAGGTGAAGAGCGTGTCCGGGATGGTTGGCTTGAGGTTCCACTGATACACCGCGCTGTACTCGGGAGAACTCTTTTCGTCGGTGGTGGTGATCACCAGTTTGCACGGCAAGGGCTTGTCCGAACGGGTCAGCCACAACTGCCAGTCGATGCCGTCCTGACGAAACGCCAGATGGTCGCAAAGCTTGCCCTTGATGATCGACGGGCCGACATAGAGCGCAGCCTTCAAGGCATCGATCTGCGCCTGATCGCTGCCGAACAGGAACAGATCCTCCATCGGCACTTGCACACCGTAGAAGTTCTCAACCATATGCAGGGTTTCCGCGACATTGGCCGGCGCATCGACGGTGGTGTAGTACTTCAGGTATGGCGAGTACTGAGTGAGCTTCTTGCCGTTGTAGAAAAATTCGCGGGTGCGCACATCGCCTTCGCTTTTTGCATACAGTCGATCGTGGCCAACCACTTTCAACGTATTGAACGACTCGGTCTTGATCTTCTGACCGGACTCCAGAACCGTGTCGCGCGACACTTCGGCATCGACCTGAAATTTCGCCAGGCTGCGCAGGTAATTGCCCATATCGATGAGTTTGTCGATCACTTGCGGGTTGACCAGCGGCGTGTCGTCCGCCGCGCTGGTCGTGGGCTGCGCAGCCGCTGCGGGCGGGTCTTCGGCGTAGGCTCCCGGCGCGAGAACCAACGTGAACATCAGGCAGAAAACACTGACTGGGGCTTTCATCGGTTGCGCTCCTGTCCCTGCGTGGGCGTTGCGCCCGGACGGGCGACTGATTGACCAGCCTAGACGCCAGTGTTGCTGTGCGCCAATTCGTACAAATCCCCCGTCACAGTGATAGCCAAAGGCTGCTGCGCCGCGCGTCTCCAAGCATCTGAAACTGCGGCCCATTCGGTGGCAAACCGTAAGAAACGGCCTACGCTGAATTTGTCCGTCGCCTGGCGTCGGCACTCACCGGAAGGATTCTGCGCGCAGTACGAGGGCCGATCATGCAAGGTTCACGAGGTGGTTTTTCTGCGGCACATTTGCGCCCGCAGCGTCAGTCACTGGCACTGGAACCCAGAATTCTGTTCGACGGCGCCGCCGCTTCGGCAGCTGCCGATCAACATCACAGCGATCCCGCTGCCCCGCCGACCGCTGTGGATGCTCAAGTCCCGCACGCCACGCCAACCGAAGGCCGCGCCGCCACCGAGCAGGCACCGTCGGCCGCGCGCAGCCTGTTGGTGATCGACAGCCGCATCGAAAACCGCGACCAGTTGCTCGCGCAGTTGCCGGGCAATGTCACTGCGATTGTGGTGAATGTCGGCGAAGATGGCCTCGCGGCGATCTCTGCGGCGCTCGCGCAACTGGGCAAGGTCGATTCGATCCAGATCATGTCCCACGGCGCCTCCGGGCAATTCACCCTGGGCAATCGCACGGTCAGCTCGGACAACATCGACTCGCTGGGCAAGACCCTCGAACAATGGCGCAACAATCTGACCCAAGGTGCCGACATTCAGCTGTACGGCTGCGATGTCGGCGCCGGTGCGGCCGGGCAAACCCTGGTCAGCGAACTCGCGCGCTGGACCGGCGCCGATGTCGGCGCTTCGAGTAATGACACCGGCAGCAGCAAGGCCGGCGGCGACTGGACGCTGGAAACCAGGGTCGGCAACATCGACAAAGCCCTCGCCATCAGCAGCCTGGCAATGGAGCACTTCGACGGTCTATTGGCCGATGCCGCGCCTACCGCCAGTGTTTCCAGCGCTGGCGGCGACGTACTGCTCGGCGACCGCTTCACCTTTACCGTGAATTTCAGCAATACCTCGACGCAGGTGGGTTATGCGCCGTTCATCAACCTGGCAATGCCGGCGACCGGCAAGGATGGCGACGACGGCGTCAATTTCATTTCCGCCACCTACCTGGGGCAAAACCTGATCAGCCACGTGGTGACGTTCGATGCCAACGGCAACGCTACGCACCCGCTGGCGAAAGACGCCAACGGCAACTTCCTGATCATCAACGCCGCCACCTACGGCATGCGCGCTGGCGACAAACTGGTGGTCATCGAGTTGCCCTTCGCCAGCGTCACCAATCAGCAACCGGTGATTGGCGTACAAATCACCGCCAGCCTGAGCAACCTGGCCGATACGGCGTTCTCCAATGGCACGCCTGACCTGACCATTCGCGCCAGTGGCGGCTTCGAGTTCGGCAATGATGCGCTGGACAACCCGACCAACGACCCAAGCCTGATTCAGGCCGGCACCGCAGCATTCGTCGTGCACCCGACGGTGATTACCGTCAGCGAAACCATCAATACTCCGGAAGGCGAAACCGCCACCGGCCCCAACTACGTGCGCACGCTGACGCTGTCGGCCACGCCGGCTCCCGGCCAGACGCTGACCAACGTGGTGATCACCCAACCGCTGCCGGACAATATCCAGGTCAACGCAATCACCCCCGGTCCCGGCGGCCGGGTCACCTCGATCACTCTGCACGACGGCACCGTGGTCACCAATGCCGCACAAATCGCCGTGTTGATTGCGGCCAACGACGTCTACATCAATTCGTTCACCGTCACCTACGACAGTCTCACCGGCAAGACCGATACCGTGGTCGCCTTCTACGTGCCGGAAGCCGACGCCAATGCTCAGCCGGTAATCAACCCGGTGACCGGCGATGCCGTCACCGTCACCCTCGGCCCGCCAACGGCTTCGGGACAGTGGGTGCCGCTTGATCCACGTGACCTTACCGCACCGAACACCACCATCGATTTCAGCGGCACCGGGCAAGGCACTCAGTTCATCGCCAAGTCCATCACCCTGCTGAAAACCGCGACGATGCAGAACGACATCGGCCACACCGGTATCAGCCCCGGCGACACGTTGCAGTACACGCTCAATCTGGCGATTTCCGATTACTTTGCCTTCGGTAAGGATTTCTTCAACGAAGGCCAGCTGGTGATTCGCGATCAGCTCAGCGACGGCCAGACATTGAGCGGCACACCGACGCTCACCGTGACCATCAACGGTGTTGCGCAGACCATCACCCTGGTCACCAGTGTGGTTAACAACGCCGACGGCACGACCTCAATGGTGTTCGACATTGCGCAGTCGCTGCGTAACGCGTTCGGCAATATTCGTGGCTGGCTCAACGGCGATCTGGCCTTTGACGACACCTTGCAAGGCGCGGTGGTCGCGGTTCTCAGTTACTCAGCCATCGTTGGCCAGACCTACAAACCACCATCAGGCAATCCGCAACCGGACATCAACGAAGGCGACGAACTGGGCAACACCGCGACGGTAGACGGCACGCTGCTGGTCGATCAGTTCAACCTCACCGGCGAGAGTGAAACCGACGGTTCCGCGACCACCAGTGTGATCCCCACCAGCAACGTCGATATCAGTCTGGTCGAGGTCAATAATGGCGCGCCACCAGGCAACGGCGAACTGCGCCCCGGCGATGAAGTGACCTTCGAACTGAGTTACGACCTGGTCACCGGCGACTACGAGCAATTCAAACTGACGGCTTATCTGCCGTTGCCGCTGTTCAATGTCACCGGGATTACCTGGGGTTCGGGCAGTGACATCGGCCAGTGGGAACTTGGCCCGGGCAATACCAACGCCGGCGGTGTGGTCAGTGTGATCAGCGCCAACGGCAACTCGGTGGTATTCGACTTCGGCAGTTTTGCCACCAATACCACCACCGGCAGTCGCATCGTCATTCGCTTCACCGTCAAAGTCGGCGATCAGCCGTTTGCCGATCAGCGCTCGCTGGACGTGCTCGCGCAATCGAGCCAGCAGACCACCCTCACCGACCGCACATTGATTTCTTCCGACGTGGTCGCGATCGTTTCCGTCGCCGAGCCGGTACTCAACATCAAACATGGCGTGGTCTCCGGCTCGAACGGCACGGTCACCGGCACCAGCGGTAGCTGGAACCCACCGGGCAGCACCGGCGTGCCGTTCAACGGCAGCGTCACCGATTTGTCTGCGGTCGATGGCAACATCAGCAACATCGACGGTGCCGACCGCTTGCGCCTGGTCACGGCGATCGAAAACAGCGGTGGCGGCGGCGCGTTTGACGTCAGCACCAGCATCACGCTGCCCTCGGGTTTGAGTTTTGTCGGCGGCAGTCTGGCGGCGGCCAATCTGCAGATTTATCGCGGTGACGGCACCTTGCTGGTGTTGGGGACTGATTACAGCGTTAGCGGCAACCAGATCAACTTCCTTGATGCGGGCGGTCAGGCCAGTCTGTTGGCCGGGCGCAGCGGCACGGCGGCCGATACCAGCGGCGCCAACGTCGTGGTGATCAGCTATGACGTGGTCGTCAGCGCCACCATCGAGGCCAGCCGCAGCCTGCAATCCACCGCGACCCTGAGCAACTACGCCAGCGTCAATGGCGGCACCGACTTCACCCCGACCGACCTCACCGATCTGGCTAACCAGCAAATTGCCGCCCCGGTGATCAGCAAAGTCTTCGCCGACGGCACGCTCGACGCCGGCGACTCCAGTGCCGCGCACACCACCGGCAGCGATCTGGTGATCGGCGAAAGCATGCGCTACGACATCGTCATCACCCTGCCCGAAGGCACCACGCAAAACCTGCGCATCGAAGACCTGATTCCACCGGGCATGCGTCTCGACACCAGTTTCAACGGTGGCCTCGGTTACCAGATCATCACCACCCGCGTCGGCAGTGGCGCACTCGGCGCCGATTTCGCCGGAAGCGTACTGGTCAGTGGTTTCACCGGGATTGGCGGCGCGTTGGGCGGCGATGGCGTGGACGGGCGCTGGACGTTCAGCGTTTCCAGCGTGTCGGCGGACAACCAGACCGGCAACAACACCTTCGTGATT
This window encodes:
- a CDS encoding DUF2092 domain-containing protein, which gives rise to MKAPVSVFCLMFTLVLAPGAYAEDPPAAAAQPTTSAADDTPLVNPQVIDKLIDMGNYLRSLAKFQVDAEVSRDTVLESGQKIKTESFNTLKVVGHDRLYAKSEGDVRTREFFYNGKKLTQYSPYLKYYTTVDAPANVAETLHMVENFYGVQVPMEDLFLFGSDQAQIDALKAALYVGPSIIKGKLCDHLAFRQDGIDWQLWLTRSDKPLPCKLVITTTDEKSSPEYSAVYQWNLKPTIPDTLFTFKPAKGDVAIALKKASDQGGQ